One Vicia villosa cultivar HV-30 ecotype Madison, WI unplaced genomic scaffold, Vvil1.0 ctg.001274F_1_1, whole genome shotgun sequence DNA segment encodes these proteins:
- the LOC131634269 gene encoding uncharacterized protein LOC131634269: MSQQSIPQSSSKMSTSVVREQDASNAPINPSEILEVTPLQMVIPFDLVTKRPRTMHARRTKETARRPRNPNSSQISQSSVPSSKEEPTKEGSRYNHITIVKVVTQILNEENVSSKIPGTENPVLPKSNVIGHVSDITGTYVPTNDEMNENVHVSDKKRNDVNIDHIEIPDGAEHNEEIPSNVSTNTCVNHTEKGQTKEKEPEKTQTDKVINLDVLSDDDLVASINPSIARRLMRRKGKQVVAEDSQKKKAVAKSVSIGPKKAWSKVVPKKRKARSSSENESNSDVAAWCYTADVNDIHPKKKVSTSKLAASVPEVPIDNISFHYPSSVLRWKFVYQKRLALERELAQNALEYEEIMNLIHEAGLMKIVTQLSKCYGVLVKEFIVNLHEDCGNKETEEYLKVFVRGKCINFSPTVINKFLERSNEAQPELEVSDNQLEVSDNQMCKEIIIGQVKTWPVKGKLTMSKLSVKYIVLHRIRAANWVPTQHKSTISALLGKFIFSIGTKSKADYGTYIFKQTLKHAGSYSVKGPIAFPSLICGIILNQFPNILTDKDSVCKRASPIIFHHKLFQGTHVHDVNTTSAGPSKESTIMSKTAMIAMLRETCKELESRKLALERLISSLETSENAKSADADVEEQGEDDGGSDSEIEKEASPDDGTDNSVELNSSESED, encoded by the exons ATGTCTCAACAATCTATTCCTCAGTCTTCGTCAAAAATGTCCACTTCTGTTGTTCGTGAACAAGACGCTTCCAATGCTCCCATTAACCCTAGTGAGATTCTTGAAGTCACTCCTTTGCAGATGGTAATCCCTTTCGATCTTGTGACAAAACGACCCAGAACAATGCATGCACGAAGAACCAAAGAGACTGCAAGAAGACCTAGGAATCCCAACTCTAGTCAAATTTCTCAATCATCTGTTCCTTCCTCTAAGGAAGAACCAACCAAAGAAGGTTCAAGGTATAATCATATCACTATTGTCAAAGTTGTTACCCAAATCCTAAATGAGGAAAATGTTTCATCCAAGATCCCTGGTACTGAGAATCCTGTGCTTCCTAAGTCAAATGTCATTGGGCATGTTAGTGACATCACTGGCACCTATGTCCCAACAAATGATGAAATGAATGAGAATGTGCATGTGAGTGACAAGAAAAGAAATGATGTTAATATTGATCACATTGAAATTCCTGATGGTGCTGAACACAATGAAGAGATCCCCAGCAATGTTTCTACTAACACGTGTGTAAATCACACTGAAAAAGGCCAAACTAAAGAAAAAGAACCAGAGAAAACTCAGACTGACAAAGTAATCAACCTTGATGTTCTCTCTGATGATGACCTGGTTGCTTCCATCAATCCAAGCATAGCCAGAAGGCTAATGAGAaggaaaggaaagcaagttgtAGCTGAGGACTCTCAGAAGAAGAAGGCAGTGGCTAAGTCCGTTTCTATTGGACCAAAGAAGGCATGGAGCAAAGTGGTGCCTAAGAAGAGAAAGGCCAGAAGCAGTTCTGAGAATGAGTCAAATTCTGATGTTGCtgctt ggtgttacactgCTGATGTCAATGACATTCATCCCAAGAAGAAGGTCTCTACTAGCAAACTGGCTGCTAGTGTTCCTGAAGTACCTATTGATAACATTTCCTTTCATTATCCCTCCAGTGTACTCAGATGGAAATTTGTCTATCAGAAAAGACTGGCCTTAGAGAGAGAACTTGCTCAGAATGCTCTTGAGTATGAAGAGATCATGAATCTTATTCATGAGGCTGGACtaatgaagattgtgactcaacTCTCTAAGTGTTATGGAGTCCTAGTGAAGGAGTTCATTGTGAATCTACATGAAGACTGTGGCAATAAGGAAACTGAGGAGTATTTAAAAGTGTTTGTCAGAGGAAAATGTATTAACTTCTCGCCCACTGTGATCaacaaatttctggaaaggtcAAATGAAGCTCAGCCAGAGCTGGAAGTGTCTGATAATCAGCTGGAAGTGTCTGATAATCAAATGTGCAAAGAGATTATTATTGGTCAAGTGAAGACATGGCCTGTCAAAGGGAAGTTGACTATGAGCAAACTAAGTGTGAAGTATATTGTACTTCACAGGATTAGAGCTGCCAACTGGGTGCCAACTCAACATAAGTCTACAATCTCTGCTCTCCTAGGTAAATTCATCTTTTCTATTGGTACTAAGTCCAAAGCTGATTATGGTACTTATATTTTTAAGCAAACCTTAAAGCATGCTGGTAGCTATAGTGTCAAAGGTCCCATTGCCTTCCCTTCCCTTATTTGTGGAATCATCTTAAATCAATTTCCCAATATTTTGACTGACAAAGATTCTGTGTGCAAAAGAGCAAGTCCTATAATCTTTCATCATAAGCTCTTCCAAGGAACTCATGTTCATGATGTTAACACAACTTCGGCTGGACCATCAAAAGAGAGCACAATTATGAGTAAAACTGCCATGATTGCTATGCTCCGAGAGACCTGTAAGGAGCTGGAGTCTAGAAAATTGGCTCTTGAAAGATTGATCAGCTCTCTTGAAACGAGTGAAAATGCTAAATCTGCAGATGCTGATGTGGAGGAACAGGGTGAAGATGATGGTGGTTCAGACAGTGAGATTGAGAAAGAAGCCAGTCCTGATGATGGCACTGATAACAGTGTAGAACTCAATAGCTCTGAGTCTGAAGACTAA